Proteins from a genomic interval of Benincasa hispida cultivar B227 chromosome 7, ASM972705v1, whole genome shotgun sequence:
- the LOC120082146 gene encoding CSC1-like protein At3g54510 isoform X2, translating into MNPGSLFASAAINIGLAFIVLSIFSILKKQPSNAAIYYARRLALGHRISFEPFTFHRLIPSVAWIPRAFRLSEDEILSSGGLDALVTIRLFKLGINFAAVCSVIGLVVLLPINYFGQDKPSRSHHSLDSLTISNIREGSDWLWVHFSCLCFISFYGIYLLHKEYKGILVKRIQQLKSMRQGPNQFTLLVREVPLCIEHKAHGCSVEHFFSKYHPCAYHSYQILSDVKELDHSLKQAKSIMGKIEEGRKKFGSQNDKREPLLSYTSQQNALKIALLEEKLRKYHDIIHNLQVQTASKHKELPVAFVTFKSRLGAALASQSQHSLNPLLWITELAPEPRDVSWKNLAIPVRLLPLHEFGVIVGASLLTIFFAIPVTAVQGIAKFEKLKKWFPPAMAINMIPGLSSIVTGYLPSAILNGFIYVVPFAMLAMAKLAGCVSRSKEEIKACNMVFYFLVGNVFFLSLISGSLLDEIEEYLTHPKNFPSHLASAVSAQADFFVTYILTNGLSGFSLEILQPGLLSWDLLKSCICCSGKEKEAYLYSLPHSRIIPFISLFLLIGMVYAVVAPLLLPILIGYFCLGYVVYVNQIEDVYATTYDTFGLYWPHIHHYIIIGILLMQVTMIGLFGLKSKPAASISTIPLLLITLYFNEHCKSRFLPTFHCYPIQAMENDELDKKSNELEVNYEKAADAYCLPCLQPPDFLLASVSTSTQPLVIPT; encoded by the exons ATGAATCCAGGAAGTTTGTTCGCTTCTGCGGCCATTAACATAGGCTTGGCCTTCATAGTTCTCTCCATCTTCTCCATCCTCAAGAAGCAGCCATCAAATGCCGCCATATATTACGCTCGCCGGCTCGCGCTCGGCCACCGCATTTCATTTGAACCTTTCACTTTCCATCGACTTATCCCTTCTGTCGCTTGGATTCCTCGGGCTTTTCGCCTCTCCGAAGATGAAATACTCTCTTCCGGTGGCCTTGATGCCCTCGTTACCATCAGACTCTTCAAGCTCGG CATAAATTTCGCTGCCGTGTGCTCTGTTATTGGGTTGGTGGTACTTCTCCCTATAAATTACTTCGGACAGGATAAGCCGTCCAGGAGCCACCATTCTCTGGATTCTTTAACAATATCCAATATCAGGGAAGGATCTGACTG GCTTTGGGTACATTTTTCATGTTTATGCTTCATATCATTTTATGGAATATACCTCTTGCATAAG GAGTATAAGGGGATATTGGTTAAAAGAATTCAACAGCTTAAGAGCATGAGACAAGGGCCTAATCAGTTTACTCTTCTAGTTCGTGAAGTTCCCTTATGCATTGAACACAAGGCTCATGGGTGTAGTGTTGAGCACTTCTTCTCAAAGTATCATCCATGTGCATATCATTCTTATCAAATATTATCTGATGTAAAGGAGCTTGACCATTCGTTG AAGCAGGCAAAGTCTATCATGGGAAAGATTgaggaaggaagaaaaaagTTTGGTTCTCAGAATGATAAGCGAGAACCCTTGCTCTCATATACATCTCAGCAAAATGCTTTGAAGATAGCTCTCCTTGAGGAAAAGCTTCGGAAGTATCATGATATAATTCATAACTTGCAGGTTCAAACTGCATCTAAGCACAAG GAGCTTCCTGTAGCCTTTGTTACATTCAAGTCCCGTTTGGGTGCTGCATTGGCTTCTCAGTCACAACACTCCTTAAATCCTCTTTTGTGGATCACCGAGTTGGCTCCAGAACCAAGGGATGTATCATGGAAGAATTTGGCAATCCCTGTTAGACTTTTGCCCCTTCATGAATTTGGAGTTATTGTTGGAGCATCCCTTCTTACAATTTTCTTTGCAATCCCGGTTACTGCTGTTCAAGGAATAGCcaaatttgagaaattaaagaagtGGTTTCCACCAGCCATGGCAATAAACAtgat ACCAGGATTAAGCTCCATTGTGACGGGTTATCTTCCTAGTGCAATACTAAACGGATTTATATATGTGGTCCCTTTTGCAATGCTTGCGATGGCCAAACTAGCAGGCTGTGTTTCAAGGAGTAAAGAGGAGATAAAAGCTTGTAACatggttttttattttctgGTGGGAAATGTGTTCTTTTTGAGTTTGATATCAGGATCCTTACttgatgaaattgaagaatatcTTACACATCCTAAAAACTTCCCCAGTCATCTTGCAAGTGCTGTATCTGCTCAA GCTGATTTCTTTGTGACGTATATATTGACAAATGGCTTATCAGGATTTTCTTTAGAGATTCTTCAACCTGGTTTACTATCATGGGATCTTCTAAAGTCATGTATATGTTGCAGTGGAAAGGAGAAAGAAGCTTATTTATACTCTCTCCCACATTCTAGAATTATCCCTTTTATCTCTCTCTTCCTACTCATTGGCATGGTATATGCAGTTGTTGCACCGTTACTGCTTCCAATTCTCATTGGCTACTTCTGCTTGGGCTATGTTGTATATGTCAATCAG ATTGAAGACGTTTATGCAACCACGTATGATACATTTGGGCTATACTGGCCCCACATTCATCACTATATAATAATAGGGATCCTTCTAATGCAAGTTACCATGATTGGCCTTTTTGGACTGAAGTCCAAGCCAGCAGCTTCCATTTCCACAATTCCACTACTTCTGATAACTTTATACTTCAACGAGCACTGTAAGAGTCGATTTCTTCCTACATTTCACTGCTATCCAATACAG GCTATGGAAAATGATGAACTTGACAAAAAGAGCAACGAGTTGGAAGTTAACTATGAAAAAGCAGCTGATGCTTATTGCCTGCCCTGCCTACAACCTCCGGACTTCTTACTGGCATCGGTGTCAACCTCCACACAGCCACTGGTAATCCCAActtga
- the LOC120082146 gene encoding CSC1-like protein At3g54510 isoform X3 encodes MNPGSLFASAAINIGLAFIVLSIFSILKKQPSNAAIYYARRLALGHRISFEPFTFHRLIPSVAWIPRAFRLSEDEILSSGGLDALVTIRLFKLGINFAAVCSVIGLVVLLPINYFGQDKPSRSHHSLDSLTISNIREGSDWLWVHFSCLCFISFYGIYLLHKEYKGILVKRIQQLKSMRQGPNQFTLLVREVPLCIEHKAHGCSVEHFFSKYHPCAYHSYQILSDKQAKSIMGKIEEGRKKFGSQNDKREPLLSYTSQQNALKIALLEEKLRKYHDIIHNLQVQTASKHKELPVAFVTFKSRLGAALASQSQHSLNPLLWITELAPEPRDVSWKNLAIPVRLLPLHEFGVIVGASLLTIFFAIPVTAVQGIAKFEKLKKWFPPAMAINMIPGLSSIVTGYLPSAILNGFIYVVPFAMLAMAKLAGCVSRSKEEIKACNMVFYFLVGNVFFLSLISGSLLDEIEEYLTHPKNFPSHLASAVSAQADFFVTYILTNGLSGFSLEILQPGLLSWDLLKSCICCSGKEKEAYLYSLPHSRIIPFISLFLLIGMVYAVVAPLLLPILIGYFCLGYVVYVNQIEDVYATTYDTFGLYWPHIHHYIIIGILLMQVTMIGLFGLKSKPAASISTIPLLLITLYFNEHCKSRFLPTFHCYPIQEAMENDELDKKSNELEVNYEKAADAYCLPCLQPPDFLLASVSTSTQPLVIPT; translated from the exons ATGAATCCAGGAAGTTTGTTCGCTTCTGCGGCCATTAACATAGGCTTGGCCTTCATAGTTCTCTCCATCTTCTCCATCCTCAAGAAGCAGCCATCAAATGCCGCCATATATTACGCTCGCCGGCTCGCGCTCGGCCACCGCATTTCATTTGAACCTTTCACTTTCCATCGACTTATCCCTTCTGTCGCTTGGATTCCTCGGGCTTTTCGCCTCTCCGAAGATGAAATACTCTCTTCCGGTGGCCTTGATGCCCTCGTTACCATCAGACTCTTCAAGCTCGG CATAAATTTCGCTGCCGTGTGCTCTGTTATTGGGTTGGTGGTACTTCTCCCTATAAATTACTTCGGACAGGATAAGCCGTCCAGGAGCCACCATTCTCTGGATTCTTTAACAATATCCAATATCAGGGAAGGATCTGACTG GCTTTGGGTACATTTTTCATGTTTATGCTTCATATCATTTTATGGAATATACCTCTTGCATAAG GAGTATAAGGGGATATTGGTTAAAAGAATTCAACAGCTTAAGAGCATGAGACAAGGGCCTAATCAGTTTACTCTTCTAGTTCGTGAAGTTCCCTTATGCATTGAACACAAGGCTCATGGGTGTAGTGTTGAGCACTTCTTCTCAAAGTATCATCCATGTGCATATCATTCTTATCAAATATTATCTGAT AAGCAGGCAAAGTCTATCATGGGAAAGATTgaggaaggaagaaaaaagTTTGGTTCTCAGAATGATAAGCGAGAACCCTTGCTCTCATATACATCTCAGCAAAATGCTTTGAAGATAGCTCTCCTTGAGGAAAAGCTTCGGAAGTATCATGATATAATTCATAACTTGCAGGTTCAAACTGCATCTAAGCACAAG GAGCTTCCTGTAGCCTTTGTTACATTCAAGTCCCGTTTGGGTGCTGCATTGGCTTCTCAGTCACAACACTCCTTAAATCCTCTTTTGTGGATCACCGAGTTGGCTCCAGAACCAAGGGATGTATCATGGAAGAATTTGGCAATCCCTGTTAGACTTTTGCCCCTTCATGAATTTGGAGTTATTGTTGGAGCATCCCTTCTTACAATTTTCTTTGCAATCCCGGTTACTGCTGTTCAAGGAATAGCcaaatttgagaaattaaagaagtGGTTTCCACCAGCCATGGCAATAAACAtgat ACCAGGATTAAGCTCCATTGTGACGGGTTATCTTCCTAGTGCAATACTAAACGGATTTATATATGTGGTCCCTTTTGCAATGCTTGCGATGGCCAAACTAGCAGGCTGTGTTTCAAGGAGTAAAGAGGAGATAAAAGCTTGTAACatggttttttattttctgGTGGGAAATGTGTTCTTTTTGAGTTTGATATCAGGATCCTTACttgatgaaattgaagaatatcTTACACATCCTAAAAACTTCCCCAGTCATCTTGCAAGTGCTGTATCTGCTCAA GCTGATTTCTTTGTGACGTATATATTGACAAATGGCTTATCAGGATTTTCTTTAGAGATTCTTCAACCTGGTTTACTATCATGGGATCTTCTAAAGTCATGTATATGTTGCAGTGGAAAGGAGAAAGAAGCTTATTTATACTCTCTCCCACATTCTAGAATTATCCCTTTTATCTCTCTCTTCCTACTCATTGGCATGGTATATGCAGTTGTTGCACCGTTACTGCTTCCAATTCTCATTGGCTACTTCTGCTTGGGCTATGTTGTATATGTCAATCAG ATTGAAGACGTTTATGCAACCACGTATGATACATTTGGGCTATACTGGCCCCACATTCATCACTATATAATAATAGGGATCCTTCTAATGCAAGTTACCATGATTGGCCTTTTTGGACTGAAGTCCAAGCCAGCAGCTTCCATTTCCACAATTCCACTACTTCTGATAACTTTATACTTCAACGAGCACTGTAAGAGTCGATTTCTTCCTACATTTCACTGCTATCCAATACAG GAGGCTATGGAAAATGATGAACTTGACAAAAAGAGCAACGAGTTGGAAGTTAACTATGAAAAAGCAGCTGATGCTTATTGCCTGCCCTGCCTACAACCTCCGGACTTCTTACTGGCATCGGTGTCAACCTCCACACAGCCACTGGTAATCCCAActtga
- the LOC120082146 gene encoding CSC1-like protein At3g54510 isoform X1: protein MNPGSLFASAAINIGLAFIVLSIFSILKKQPSNAAIYYARRLALGHRISFEPFTFHRLIPSVAWIPRAFRLSEDEILSSGGLDALVTIRLFKLGINFAAVCSVIGLVVLLPINYFGQDKPSRSHHSLDSLTISNIREGSDWLWVHFSCLCFISFYGIYLLHKEYKGILVKRIQQLKSMRQGPNQFTLLVREVPLCIEHKAHGCSVEHFFSKYHPCAYHSYQILSDVKELDHSLKQAKSIMGKIEEGRKKFGSQNDKREPLLSYTSQQNALKIALLEEKLRKYHDIIHNLQVQTASKHKELPVAFVTFKSRLGAALASQSQHSLNPLLWITELAPEPRDVSWKNLAIPVRLLPLHEFGVIVGASLLTIFFAIPVTAVQGIAKFEKLKKWFPPAMAINMIPGLSSIVTGYLPSAILNGFIYVVPFAMLAMAKLAGCVSRSKEEIKACNMVFYFLVGNVFFLSLISGSLLDEIEEYLTHPKNFPSHLASAVSAQADFFVTYILTNGLSGFSLEILQPGLLSWDLLKSCICCSGKEKEAYLYSLPHSRIIPFISLFLLIGMVYAVVAPLLLPILIGYFCLGYVVYVNQIEDVYATTYDTFGLYWPHIHHYIIIGILLMQVTMIGLFGLKSKPAASISTIPLLLITLYFNEHCKSRFLPTFHCYPIQEAMENDELDKKSNELEVNYEKAADAYCLPCLQPPDFLLASVSTSTQPLVIPT from the exons ATGAATCCAGGAAGTTTGTTCGCTTCTGCGGCCATTAACATAGGCTTGGCCTTCATAGTTCTCTCCATCTTCTCCATCCTCAAGAAGCAGCCATCAAATGCCGCCATATATTACGCTCGCCGGCTCGCGCTCGGCCACCGCATTTCATTTGAACCTTTCACTTTCCATCGACTTATCCCTTCTGTCGCTTGGATTCCTCGGGCTTTTCGCCTCTCCGAAGATGAAATACTCTCTTCCGGTGGCCTTGATGCCCTCGTTACCATCAGACTCTTCAAGCTCGG CATAAATTTCGCTGCCGTGTGCTCTGTTATTGGGTTGGTGGTACTTCTCCCTATAAATTACTTCGGACAGGATAAGCCGTCCAGGAGCCACCATTCTCTGGATTCTTTAACAATATCCAATATCAGGGAAGGATCTGACTG GCTTTGGGTACATTTTTCATGTTTATGCTTCATATCATTTTATGGAATATACCTCTTGCATAAG GAGTATAAGGGGATATTGGTTAAAAGAATTCAACAGCTTAAGAGCATGAGACAAGGGCCTAATCAGTTTACTCTTCTAGTTCGTGAAGTTCCCTTATGCATTGAACACAAGGCTCATGGGTGTAGTGTTGAGCACTTCTTCTCAAAGTATCATCCATGTGCATATCATTCTTATCAAATATTATCTGATGTAAAGGAGCTTGACCATTCGTTG AAGCAGGCAAAGTCTATCATGGGAAAGATTgaggaaggaagaaaaaagTTTGGTTCTCAGAATGATAAGCGAGAACCCTTGCTCTCATATACATCTCAGCAAAATGCTTTGAAGATAGCTCTCCTTGAGGAAAAGCTTCGGAAGTATCATGATATAATTCATAACTTGCAGGTTCAAACTGCATCTAAGCACAAG GAGCTTCCTGTAGCCTTTGTTACATTCAAGTCCCGTTTGGGTGCTGCATTGGCTTCTCAGTCACAACACTCCTTAAATCCTCTTTTGTGGATCACCGAGTTGGCTCCAGAACCAAGGGATGTATCATGGAAGAATTTGGCAATCCCTGTTAGACTTTTGCCCCTTCATGAATTTGGAGTTATTGTTGGAGCATCCCTTCTTACAATTTTCTTTGCAATCCCGGTTACTGCTGTTCAAGGAATAGCcaaatttgagaaattaaagaagtGGTTTCCACCAGCCATGGCAATAAACAtgat ACCAGGATTAAGCTCCATTGTGACGGGTTATCTTCCTAGTGCAATACTAAACGGATTTATATATGTGGTCCCTTTTGCAATGCTTGCGATGGCCAAACTAGCAGGCTGTGTTTCAAGGAGTAAAGAGGAGATAAAAGCTTGTAACatggttttttattttctgGTGGGAAATGTGTTCTTTTTGAGTTTGATATCAGGATCCTTACttgatgaaattgaagaatatcTTACACATCCTAAAAACTTCCCCAGTCATCTTGCAAGTGCTGTATCTGCTCAA GCTGATTTCTTTGTGACGTATATATTGACAAATGGCTTATCAGGATTTTCTTTAGAGATTCTTCAACCTGGTTTACTATCATGGGATCTTCTAAAGTCATGTATATGTTGCAGTGGAAAGGAGAAAGAAGCTTATTTATACTCTCTCCCACATTCTAGAATTATCCCTTTTATCTCTCTCTTCCTACTCATTGGCATGGTATATGCAGTTGTTGCACCGTTACTGCTTCCAATTCTCATTGGCTACTTCTGCTTGGGCTATGTTGTATATGTCAATCAG ATTGAAGACGTTTATGCAACCACGTATGATACATTTGGGCTATACTGGCCCCACATTCATCACTATATAATAATAGGGATCCTTCTAATGCAAGTTACCATGATTGGCCTTTTTGGACTGAAGTCCAAGCCAGCAGCTTCCATTTCCACAATTCCACTACTTCTGATAACTTTATACTTCAACGAGCACTGTAAGAGTCGATTTCTTCCTACATTTCACTGCTATCCAATACAG GAGGCTATGGAAAATGATGAACTTGACAAAAAGAGCAACGAGTTGGAAGTTAACTATGAAAAAGCAGCTGATGCTTATTGCCTGCCCTGCCTACAACCTCCGGACTTCTTACTGGCATCGGTGTCAACCTCCACACAGCCACTGGTAATCCCAActtga
- the LOC120082146 gene encoding CSC1-like protein At3g54510 isoform X4: MNPGSLFASAAINIGLAFIVLSIFSILKKQPSNAAIYYARRLALGHRISFEPFTFHRLIPSVAWIPRAFRLSEDEILSSGGLDALVTIRLFKLGINFAAVCSVIGLVVLLPINYFGQDKPSRSHHSLDSLTISNIREGSDWLWVHFSCLCFISFYGIYLLHKEYKGILVKRIQQLKSMRQGPNQFTLLVREVPLCIEHKAHGCSVEHFFSKYHPCAYHSYQILSDVKELDHSLKQAKSIMGKIEEGRKKFGSQNDKREPLLSYTSQQNALKIALLEEKLRKYHDIIHNLQVQTASKHKELPVAFVTFKSRLGAALASQSQHSLNPLLWITELAPEPRDVSWKNLAIPVRLLPLHEFGVIVGASLLTIFFAIPVTAVQGIAKFEKLKKWFPPAMAINMIPGLSSIVTGYLPSAILNGFIYVVPFAMLAMAKLAGCVSRSKEEIKACNMVFYFLVGNVFFLSLISGSLLDEIEEYLTHPKNFPSHLASAVSAQADFFVTYILTNGLSGFSLEILQPGLLSWDLLKSCICCSGKEKEAYLYSLPHSRIIPFISLFLLIGMVYAVVAPLLLPILIGYFCLGYVVYVNQIEDVYATTYDTFGLYWPHIHHYIIIGILLMQVTMIGLFGLKSKPAASISTIPLLLITLYFNEH; encoded by the exons ATGAATCCAGGAAGTTTGTTCGCTTCTGCGGCCATTAACATAGGCTTGGCCTTCATAGTTCTCTCCATCTTCTCCATCCTCAAGAAGCAGCCATCAAATGCCGCCATATATTACGCTCGCCGGCTCGCGCTCGGCCACCGCATTTCATTTGAACCTTTCACTTTCCATCGACTTATCCCTTCTGTCGCTTGGATTCCTCGGGCTTTTCGCCTCTCCGAAGATGAAATACTCTCTTCCGGTGGCCTTGATGCCCTCGTTACCATCAGACTCTTCAAGCTCGG CATAAATTTCGCTGCCGTGTGCTCTGTTATTGGGTTGGTGGTACTTCTCCCTATAAATTACTTCGGACAGGATAAGCCGTCCAGGAGCCACCATTCTCTGGATTCTTTAACAATATCCAATATCAGGGAAGGATCTGACTG GCTTTGGGTACATTTTTCATGTTTATGCTTCATATCATTTTATGGAATATACCTCTTGCATAAG GAGTATAAGGGGATATTGGTTAAAAGAATTCAACAGCTTAAGAGCATGAGACAAGGGCCTAATCAGTTTACTCTTCTAGTTCGTGAAGTTCCCTTATGCATTGAACACAAGGCTCATGGGTGTAGTGTTGAGCACTTCTTCTCAAAGTATCATCCATGTGCATATCATTCTTATCAAATATTATCTGATGTAAAGGAGCTTGACCATTCGTTG AAGCAGGCAAAGTCTATCATGGGAAAGATTgaggaaggaagaaaaaagTTTGGTTCTCAGAATGATAAGCGAGAACCCTTGCTCTCATATACATCTCAGCAAAATGCTTTGAAGATAGCTCTCCTTGAGGAAAAGCTTCGGAAGTATCATGATATAATTCATAACTTGCAGGTTCAAACTGCATCTAAGCACAAG GAGCTTCCTGTAGCCTTTGTTACATTCAAGTCCCGTTTGGGTGCTGCATTGGCTTCTCAGTCACAACACTCCTTAAATCCTCTTTTGTGGATCACCGAGTTGGCTCCAGAACCAAGGGATGTATCATGGAAGAATTTGGCAATCCCTGTTAGACTTTTGCCCCTTCATGAATTTGGAGTTATTGTTGGAGCATCCCTTCTTACAATTTTCTTTGCAATCCCGGTTACTGCTGTTCAAGGAATAGCcaaatttgagaaattaaagaagtGGTTTCCACCAGCCATGGCAATAAACAtgat ACCAGGATTAAGCTCCATTGTGACGGGTTATCTTCCTAGTGCAATACTAAACGGATTTATATATGTGGTCCCTTTTGCAATGCTTGCGATGGCCAAACTAGCAGGCTGTGTTTCAAGGAGTAAAGAGGAGATAAAAGCTTGTAACatggttttttattttctgGTGGGAAATGTGTTCTTTTTGAGTTTGATATCAGGATCCTTACttgatgaaattgaagaatatcTTACACATCCTAAAAACTTCCCCAGTCATCTTGCAAGTGCTGTATCTGCTCAA GCTGATTTCTTTGTGACGTATATATTGACAAATGGCTTATCAGGATTTTCTTTAGAGATTCTTCAACCTGGTTTACTATCATGGGATCTTCTAAAGTCATGTATATGTTGCAGTGGAAAGGAGAAAGAAGCTTATTTATACTCTCTCCCACATTCTAGAATTATCCCTTTTATCTCTCTCTTCCTACTCATTGGCATGGTATATGCAGTTGTTGCACCGTTACTGCTTCCAATTCTCATTGGCTACTTCTGCTTGGGCTATGTTGTATATGTCAATCAG ATTGAAGACGTTTATGCAACCACGTATGATACATTTGGGCTATACTGGCCCCACATTCATCACTATATAATAATAGGGATCCTTCTAATGCAAGTTACCATGATTGGCCTTTTTGGACTGAAGTCCAAGCCAGCAGCTTCCATTTCCACAATTCCACTACTTCTGATAACTTTATACTTCAACGAGCACT GA